Proteins encoded together in one Nostoc sp. PCC 7524 window:
- a CDS encoding serine/threonine-protein kinase → MLGNLLAGRYQVLQILGGGGFGQTYIALDIQRPGSPRCVVKQFRPVTHNPEFLETARRLFTSEAETLEQLGYHEQIPRLLAYFEEHQEFFLVQEYIEGHSLRAEMISGQKWTEDRVIFLLQQLLNILKFIHHHKVIHRDIKPENIIRRLHDSNLVLIDFGAVKQVHTQMITSPGQTQMTVAIGTPGYMSIEQGRGKPHSNSDIYSLGVVCIQALTGLHPREFEEDPHTGEILWQHRATVNPALAAIISKMVLNNFKQRYQSATQVLEALEQNVCPEIKTQLFQTPSLLTSQPPISVSEQQATSNQTGSILPPAKSDRLEKMLLELVGPVATTLLRRAASAPNYQELIDNLSLHLPENQRLGFQQQAMLLLQEESPSQSETSLQPSPSITPPTINSTISDSFIRECERELVNIIGPMGVFLVQKAIKSTNGQISRPEFVKTLAADIPEPQKALQFQQKFLT, encoded by the coding sequence ATGTTAGGAAACTTACTAGCTGGGCGGTATCAAGTCCTCCAAATCCTAGGGGGAGGAGGATTCGGTCAAACATACATTGCGCTAGACATTCAACGTCCAGGGTCTCCCAGATGTGTTGTCAAGCAATTTCGGCCTGTGACTCATAACCCCGAATTTCTGGAAACTGCCAGAAGATTATTCACCAGTGAAGCCGAAACTCTCGAACAACTTGGTTATCACGAGCAAATTCCCCGGCTTTTGGCATACTTTGAAGAACACCAAGAGTTCTTTTTGGTGCAAGAGTATATTGAGGGGCATTCTCTCAGGGCTGAAATGATATCCGGTCAGAAATGGACAGAGGATCGAGTTATCTTTCTTTTGCAGCAGCTATTAAATATCCTCAAATTTATTCATCACCACAAAGTTATCCATCGAGACATTAAGCCGGAAAATATTATCAGGCGGTTACATGATAGTAACTTGGTGCTGATTGACTTTGGCGCAGTCAAACAAGTCCACACACAAATGATTACATCCCCTGGACAAACCCAGATGACTGTGGCAATTGGTACACCAGGATATATGTCTATAGAACAGGGGCGCGGTAAACCGCACTCCAATAGTGATATTTATTCTTTGGGTGTGGTTTGTATCCAAGCACTCACAGGATTGCACCCCAGAGAATTTGAAGAAGACCCCCACACAGGAGAAATTCTCTGGCAACATCGGGCAACAGTGAATCCAGCGTTGGCAGCTATCATATCGAAGATGGTGCTAAACAATTTCAAACAGCGTTACCAGTCAGCCACACAAGTCTTAGAAGCACTTGAGCAGAATGTTTGTCCTGAAATCAAAACTCAATTATTTCAAACTCCATCATTATTAACATCACAGCCCCCAATTTCCGTATCCGAACAACAAGCAACTAGCAATCAAACTGGTTCTATTCTGCCGCCAGCTAAGAGCGATCGCCTGGAGAAAATGCTGTTAGAATTAGTTGGCCCCGTAGCCACGACATTATTACGACGGGCCGCATCAGCACCCAATTACCAAGAACTTATAGATAATTTGTCCCTACATCTACCAGAAAATCAACGCCTTGGGTTTCAACAACAAGCGATGTTGTTGCTACAAGAAGAATCCCCTAGTCAGTCAGAAACTTCCTTGCAACCTTCACCAAGTATCACTCCTCCCACAATCAACTCAACAATCAGTGATAGTTTTATCCGTGAGTGTGAGCGAGAATTAGTAAATATAATTGGGCCAATGGGTGTTTTTCTGGTTCAAAAAGCTATCAAATCCACTAATGGACAAATTTCCCGTCCAGAATTTGTCAAAACTTTAGCTGCCGACATTCCAGAACCTCAAAAAGCTTTGCAATTCCAACAAAAATTCTTAACTTGA